A genomic region of Scomber japonicus isolate fScoJap1 chromosome 5, fScoJap1.pri, whole genome shotgun sequence contains the following coding sequences:
- the elapor2a gene encoding endosome/lysosome-associated apoptosis and autophagy regulator family member 2 isoform X2, with translation MSAQECTRCAAGSYSLGSGIRFDQWDSMPTGFSSLATSLENSPRGDDSLTCNSSSWVPQGNYLESNRDECTVSLIYAVHLKKQGSVSFEYQYPDNNLLFEFFIQNDQCQEMDQTADTKWLKLTNHGEWATHMVNLKSGTNILYWRTGGVLMGSKVVKPVLLKNVQIEGVAYTSECFPCKPGTFSRVPGSSTCESCPRDTFSSHGASSCTPCNTTTHYAADGSDVCKERPPCSRKDYFQIHTACDHEGKTQEIYKWMEPKICLEGVTGAETLPPSGEREPCPPCNPGFYNNDTATCSPCPPGTYSDGMKPCKPCPAGTEPTLGYEYKWWNVLPANMKTSCFNVGNSKCDSMNGWEAAGDHIQTGAGSSDNDYLILNIHVPGFKLPTSMSSHSGTEFGRITFEFETLCTADCELYFMMDVNRKSTTVVESWEKTKTRQSYTHIMTKNASLSYTWAFQRTNQPSDVRRYVNDVARIYSISVSNAVDGVSSECRACALSTQPSSSMCVPCPPGHYIDSRTSQCMECPQNTHLISHATPGLDACRPCGPASNSDKDHSLCYSDCHFTHTDGNVTLTYDFSPLGSVGLLMNGPSFTSKGTKYYHQFNISLCGGQDHLAVCIDNVTDLSITDSQREKGEGASAVKTFICQSTIIPASGRGFHTALSSQSINLAETFLGATVENTLDGIRARTELFPQTSKNVPDVNFYYRSLEATASCESGRSAVVTLRCNPEKSTKGELSVPSQCPAGTCDGCTFHFLWESSGACPTCTERDYHWIEGACKGGHQEMLYVWTEPKLCMGGVSLPEKKTMPCEGMEFWVRLGAGLGAFTAVLLVSLTCYFWKKNKRLEYKYSRLVMSANKECEMPGADSCAVMEGENEGDMEDEVVYTKPSLLGKLKAIASKVRGNGENYENMQLNSSHSKALVWS, from the exons ATGTCGGCTCAGGAGTGTACTCGGTGTGCAGCGGGAAGCTACTCCCTTGGCAGCGGCATCCGCTTTGACCAATGGGATTCTATGCCTACTGGATTCAGTAGCCTGGCAACCTCCCTAGAGAACAGTCCCCGTGGAGATGATAGCCTCACCTGCAACAG CTCTTCCTGGGTGCCTCAGGGAAACTACCTGGAGTCGAACAGGGATGAATGCACGGTCTCTCTCATCTATGCCGTCCACCTTAAGAAGCAGGGATCTGTCAGCTTTGAGTACCAGTATCCAGACAACAACCTGTTATTTGAATTCTTT atCCAGAATGATCAATGTCAGGAGATGGATCAGACTGCGGATACGAAGTGGCTCAAGCTCACCAATCATGGTGAATGGGCAACCCATATG GTGAACCTGAAATCTGGTACCAACATCCTGTATTGGAGGACTGGTGGTGTTCTGATGGGGAGCAAAGTGGTCAAGCCTGTTTTGCTGAAAAATGTCCAGATAGAAG GAGTTGCCTATACTTCAGAATGTTTCCCATGTAAGCCGGGAACATTCAGCCGTGTCCCAGGCTCCTCCACGTGTGAATCCTGTCCTCGGGACACCTTTTCTAGCCATGGTGCCAGCTCCTGCACCCCTTGTAACACCACCACTCACTATGCAG CTGACGGATCAGATGTGTGTAAGGAAAGACCTCCATGTTCCAGGAAAGACTACTTCCAGATCCACACAGCTTGTGATCATGAGGGAAAG ACCCAGGAAATATATAAGTGGATGGAGCCAAAGATCTGTCTTGAGGGTGTGACTGGAGCAGAGACGTTGCCTCCAAGTGGAGAACGAGAACCCTGCCCCCCCTGTAACCCCGGTTTCTATAACAATGACACAGCCACCTGCTCACCCTGTCCACCTGGGACCTATTCTGATGGGATGAAAC CATGTAAGCCGTGTCCAGCTGGCACTGAGCCCACCTTGGGTTACGAGTATAAATGGTGGAATGTTCTTCCTGCAAACATGAAGACCTCCTGTTTCAATGTGGGCAACTCCAAATGTGACAGTATGAACG GCTGGGAGGCGGCTGGTGATCATATCCAAACTGGAGCAGGAAGCTCGGATAATGATTACCTCATCCTCAACATCCATGTTCCTGGCTTCAA GCTCCCTACGTCAATGTCAAGCCACTCAGGGACAGAGTTTGGACGCATCACATTTGAATTTGAAACTTTGTGCACAGCTGACTGTGAGCTCTACTTTATGATG GATGTAAACAGGAAGAGTACCACAGTGGTGGAGTCATGggagaaaaccaaaacaagacAGTCCTACACGCATATCATGACAAAGAACGCCTCCCTTTCCTACACATGGGCTTTCCAGAGGACTAACCAACCTTCAGAT GTGCGTCGATATGTTAATGATGTGGCACGAATCTACTCCATATCAGTGAGTAACGCTGTAGATGGAGTGTCGTCTGAATGCCGAGCTTGTGCCCTCAGCACCCAGCCGTCCAGCTCTATGTGTGTGCCGTGTCCACctggacattacatagactcaCGCACCAGCCAGTGTATGGAGTGTCCTCAAAACACACACCTCATCTCTCACGCCACACCAGGTCTAGATGCCTGCAGACCCTGTGGACCAGCCAGCAACAGCGACAAG gaTCACAGTTTATGTTACAGTGACTGTCACTTCACCCACACAGACGGCAATGTCACTCTGACTTATGACTTCAGCCCCCTTGGGTCTGTAGGGTTACTGATGAACGGTCCAAGCTTCACCTCCAAAGGAACCAAGTACTACCACCAGTTCAATATCAGCCTGTGTGGAGGACAG gaTCACTTGGCAGTATGCATAGACAACGTAACAGACCTATCCATCACCGActctcagagagagaaaggcgaAGGAGCTAGTGCTGTCAAGACCTTCATCTGTCAGTCAACAATAATCCCAGCTAGTGGACGAGGCTTCCACACAGCACTCTCCTCGCAGTCCATTAACTTGGCTGAGACATTTCTTG GAGCAACAGTAGAAAATACACTTGATGGAATAAGGGCAAGAACAGAGCTGTTCCCCCAGACCTCCAAGAATGTCCCTGATGTCAACTTCTACTACCG GTCCTTGGAGGCGACCGCGTCTTGTGAGTCAGGTCGAAGCGCAGTGGTGACACTTCGCTGTAACCCAGAGAAGAGCACTAAAGGGGAGCTCTCAGTGCCCAG TCAGTGCCCAGCAGGAACGTGTGATGGCTGCACCTTTCATTTCTTATGGGAGAGCTCAGGAGCCTGTCCTACATGCACAGAGAGGGATTACCATTGGATAGAGGGAGCCTGCAAGGGAGGacaccag GAAATGCTGTATGTGTGGACTGAACCGAAGCTGTGTATGGGAGGTGTGTCCTTGCCTGAAAAGAAAACCATGCCATGTGAGGGTATGGAGTTCTGGGTACGGCTTGGTGCGGGGCTGGGAGCTTTCACAGCAGTGCTGCTTGTCTCCCTCACCTGCTACTTTTGGAAAAAGAACAAACG GTTGGAATATAAGTACTCCCGGTTGGTGATGTCTGCCAACAAGGAGTGTGAGATGCCAGGAGCTGACAGCTGTGCTGTAATGGAGGGAGAGAACGAGGGAGACATGGAGGATGAAGTTGTGTACACGAAACCTTCTCTACTTGGCAAACTCAAAGCCATAGCATCGAAGGTGAGA GGAAATGGAGAGAACTACGAAAACATGCAGCTCAACTCATCCCATTCGAAAGCACTGGTGTGGAGCTAG
- the elapor2a gene encoding endosome/lysosome-associated apoptosis and autophagy regulator family member 2 isoform X1: protein MSAQECTRCAAGSYSLGSGIRFDQWDSMPTGFSSLATSLENSPRGDDSLTCNSSSWVPQGNYLESNRDECTVSLIYAVHLKKQGSVSFEYQYPDNNLLFEFFIQNDQCQEMDQTADTKWLKLTNHGEWATHMVNLKSGTNILYWRTGGVLMGSKVVKPVLLKNVQIEGVAYTSECFPCKPGTFSRVPGSSTCESCPRDTFSSHGASSCTPCNTTTHYAADGSDVCKERPPCSRKDYFQIHTACDHEGKTQEIYKWMEPKICLEGVTGAETLPPSGEREPCPPCNPGFYNNDTATCSPCPPGTYSDGMKPCKPCPAGTEPTLGYEYKWWNVLPANMKTSCFNVGNSKCDSMNGWEAAGDHIQTGAGSSDNDYLILNIHVPGFKLPTSMSSHSGTEFGRITFEFETLCTADCELYFMMDVNRKSTTVVESWEKTKTRQSYTHIMTKNASLSYTWAFQRTNQPSDVRRYVNDVARIYSISVSNAVDGVSSECRACALSTQPSSSMCVPCPPGHYIDSRTSQCMECPQNTHLISHATPGLDACRPCGPASNSDKDHSLCYSDCHFTHTDGNVTLTYDFSPLGSVGLLMNGPSFTSKGTKYYHQFNISLCGGQDHLAVCIDNVTDLSITDSQREKGEGASAVKTFICQSTIIPASGRGFHTALSSQSINLAETFLGATVENTLDGIRARTELFPQTSKNVPDVNFYYRSLEATASCESGRSAVVTLRCNPEKSTKGELSVPSQCPAGTCDGCTFHFLWESSGACPTCTERDYHWIEGACKGGHQEMLYVWTEPKLCMGGVSLPEKKTMPCEGMEFWVRLGAGLGAFTAVLLVSLTCYFWKKNKRLEYKYSRLVMSANKECEMPGADSCAVMEGENEGDMEDEVVYTKPSLLGKLKAIASKGNGENYENMQLNSSHSKALVWS, encoded by the exons ATGTCGGCTCAGGAGTGTACTCGGTGTGCAGCGGGAAGCTACTCCCTTGGCAGCGGCATCCGCTTTGACCAATGGGATTCTATGCCTACTGGATTCAGTAGCCTGGCAACCTCCCTAGAGAACAGTCCCCGTGGAGATGATAGCCTCACCTGCAACAG CTCTTCCTGGGTGCCTCAGGGAAACTACCTGGAGTCGAACAGGGATGAATGCACGGTCTCTCTCATCTATGCCGTCCACCTTAAGAAGCAGGGATCTGTCAGCTTTGAGTACCAGTATCCAGACAACAACCTGTTATTTGAATTCTTT atCCAGAATGATCAATGTCAGGAGATGGATCAGACTGCGGATACGAAGTGGCTCAAGCTCACCAATCATGGTGAATGGGCAACCCATATG GTGAACCTGAAATCTGGTACCAACATCCTGTATTGGAGGACTGGTGGTGTTCTGATGGGGAGCAAAGTGGTCAAGCCTGTTTTGCTGAAAAATGTCCAGATAGAAG GAGTTGCCTATACTTCAGAATGTTTCCCATGTAAGCCGGGAACATTCAGCCGTGTCCCAGGCTCCTCCACGTGTGAATCCTGTCCTCGGGACACCTTTTCTAGCCATGGTGCCAGCTCCTGCACCCCTTGTAACACCACCACTCACTATGCAG CTGACGGATCAGATGTGTGTAAGGAAAGACCTCCATGTTCCAGGAAAGACTACTTCCAGATCCACACAGCTTGTGATCATGAGGGAAAG ACCCAGGAAATATATAAGTGGATGGAGCCAAAGATCTGTCTTGAGGGTGTGACTGGAGCAGAGACGTTGCCTCCAAGTGGAGAACGAGAACCCTGCCCCCCCTGTAACCCCGGTTTCTATAACAATGACACAGCCACCTGCTCACCCTGTCCACCTGGGACCTATTCTGATGGGATGAAAC CATGTAAGCCGTGTCCAGCTGGCACTGAGCCCACCTTGGGTTACGAGTATAAATGGTGGAATGTTCTTCCTGCAAACATGAAGACCTCCTGTTTCAATGTGGGCAACTCCAAATGTGACAGTATGAACG GCTGGGAGGCGGCTGGTGATCATATCCAAACTGGAGCAGGAAGCTCGGATAATGATTACCTCATCCTCAACATCCATGTTCCTGGCTTCAA GCTCCCTACGTCAATGTCAAGCCACTCAGGGACAGAGTTTGGACGCATCACATTTGAATTTGAAACTTTGTGCACAGCTGACTGTGAGCTCTACTTTATGATG GATGTAAACAGGAAGAGTACCACAGTGGTGGAGTCATGggagaaaaccaaaacaagacAGTCCTACACGCATATCATGACAAAGAACGCCTCCCTTTCCTACACATGGGCTTTCCAGAGGACTAACCAACCTTCAGAT GTGCGTCGATATGTTAATGATGTGGCACGAATCTACTCCATATCAGTGAGTAACGCTGTAGATGGAGTGTCGTCTGAATGCCGAGCTTGTGCCCTCAGCACCCAGCCGTCCAGCTCTATGTGTGTGCCGTGTCCACctggacattacatagactcaCGCACCAGCCAGTGTATGGAGTGTCCTCAAAACACACACCTCATCTCTCACGCCACACCAGGTCTAGATGCCTGCAGACCCTGTGGACCAGCCAGCAACAGCGACAAG gaTCACAGTTTATGTTACAGTGACTGTCACTTCACCCACACAGACGGCAATGTCACTCTGACTTATGACTTCAGCCCCCTTGGGTCTGTAGGGTTACTGATGAACGGTCCAAGCTTCACCTCCAAAGGAACCAAGTACTACCACCAGTTCAATATCAGCCTGTGTGGAGGACAG gaTCACTTGGCAGTATGCATAGACAACGTAACAGACCTATCCATCACCGActctcagagagagaaaggcgaAGGAGCTAGTGCTGTCAAGACCTTCATCTGTCAGTCAACAATAATCCCAGCTAGTGGACGAGGCTTCCACACAGCACTCTCCTCGCAGTCCATTAACTTGGCTGAGACATTTCTTG GAGCAACAGTAGAAAATACACTTGATGGAATAAGGGCAAGAACAGAGCTGTTCCCCCAGACCTCCAAGAATGTCCCTGATGTCAACTTCTACTACCG GTCCTTGGAGGCGACCGCGTCTTGTGAGTCAGGTCGAAGCGCAGTGGTGACACTTCGCTGTAACCCAGAGAAGAGCACTAAAGGGGAGCTCTCAGTGCCCAG TCAGTGCCCAGCAGGAACGTGTGATGGCTGCACCTTTCATTTCTTATGGGAGAGCTCAGGAGCCTGTCCTACATGCACAGAGAGGGATTACCATTGGATAGAGGGAGCCTGCAAGGGAGGacaccag GAAATGCTGTATGTGTGGACTGAACCGAAGCTGTGTATGGGAGGTGTGTCCTTGCCTGAAAAGAAAACCATGCCATGTGAGGGTATGGAGTTCTGGGTACGGCTTGGTGCGGGGCTGGGAGCTTTCACAGCAGTGCTGCTTGTCTCCCTCACCTGCTACTTTTGGAAAAAGAACAAACG GTTGGAATATAAGTACTCCCGGTTGGTGATGTCTGCCAACAAGGAGTGTGAGATGCCAGGAGCTGACAGCTGTGCTGTAATGGAGGGAGAGAACGAGGGAGACATGGAGGATGAAGTTGTGTACACGAAACCTTCTCTACTTGGCAAACTCAAAGCCATAGCATCGAAG GGAAATGGAGAGAACTACGAAAACATGCAGCTCAACTCATCCCATTCGAAAGCACTGGTGTGGAGCTAG
- the elapor2a gene encoding endosome/lysosome-associated apoptosis and autophagy regulator family member 2 isoform X3 — MSAQECTRCAAGSYSLGSGIRFDQWDSMPTGFSSLATSLENSPRGDDSLTCNSSSWVPQGNYLESNRDECTVSLIYAVHLKKQGSVSFEYQYPDNNLLFEFFIQNDQCQEMDQTADTKWLKLTNHGEWATHMVNLKSGTNILYWRTGGVLMGSKVVKPVLLKNVQIEGVAYTSECFPCKPGTFSRVPGSSTCESCPRDTFSSHGASSCTPCNTTTHYAADGSDVCKERPPCSRKDYFQIHTACDHEGKTQEIYKWMEPKICLEGVTGAETLPPSGEREPCPPCNPGFYNNDTATCSPCPPGTYSDGMKPCKPCPAGTEPTLGYEYKWWNVLPANMKTSCFNVGNSKCDSMNGWEAAGDHIQTGAGSSDNDYLILNIHVPGFKLPTSMSSHSGTEFGRITFEFETLCTADCELYFMMDVNRKSTTVVESWEKTKTRQSYTHIMTKNASLSYTWAFQRTNQPSDVRRYVNDVARIYSISVSNAVDGVSSECRACALSTQPSSSMCVPCPPGHYIDSRTSQCMECPQNTHLISHATPGLDACRPCGPASNSDKDHSLCYSDCHFTHTDGNVTLTYDFSPLGSVGLLMNGPSFTSKGTKYYHQFNISLCGGQVKRWKLCIDNVTDLSITDSQREKGEGASAVKTFICQSTIIPASGRGFHTALSSQSINLAETFLGATVENTLDGIRARTELFPQTSKNVPDVNFYYRSLEATASCESGRSAVVTLRCNPEKSTKGELSVPSQCPAGTCDGCTFHFLWESSGACPTCTERDYHWIEGACKGGHQEMLYVWTEPKLCMGGVSLPEKKTMPCEGMEFWVRLGAGLGAFTAVLLVSLTCYFWKKNKRLEYKYSRLVMSANKECEMPGADSCAVMEGENEGDMEDEVVYTKPSLLGKLKAIASKVRGNGENYENMQLNSSHSKALVWS, encoded by the exons ATGTCGGCTCAGGAGTGTACTCGGTGTGCAGCGGGAAGCTACTCCCTTGGCAGCGGCATCCGCTTTGACCAATGGGATTCTATGCCTACTGGATTCAGTAGCCTGGCAACCTCCCTAGAGAACAGTCCCCGTGGAGATGATAGCCTCACCTGCAACAG CTCTTCCTGGGTGCCTCAGGGAAACTACCTGGAGTCGAACAGGGATGAATGCACGGTCTCTCTCATCTATGCCGTCCACCTTAAGAAGCAGGGATCTGTCAGCTTTGAGTACCAGTATCCAGACAACAACCTGTTATTTGAATTCTTT atCCAGAATGATCAATGTCAGGAGATGGATCAGACTGCGGATACGAAGTGGCTCAAGCTCACCAATCATGGTGAATGGGCAACCCATATG GTGAACCTGAAATCTGGTACCAACATCCTGTATTGGAGGACTGGTGGTGTTCTGATGGGGAGCAAAGTGGTCAAGCCTGTTTTGCTGAAAAATGTCCAGATAGAAG GAGTTGCCTATACTTCAGAATGTTTCCCATGTAAGCCGGGAACATTCAGCCGTGTCCCAGGCTCCTCCACGTGTGAATCCTGTCCTCGGGACACCTTTTCTAGCCATGGTGCCAGCTCCTGCACCCCTTGTAACACCACCACTCACTATGCAG CTGACGGATCAGATGTGTGTAAGGAAAGACCTCCATGTTCCAGGAAAGACTACTTCCAGATCCACACAGCTTGTGATCATGAGGGAAAG ACCCAGGAAATATATAAGTGGATGGAGCCAAAGATCTGTCTTGAGGGTGTGACTGGAGCAGAGACGTTGCCTCCAAGTGGAGAACGAGAACCCTGCCCCCCCTGTAACCCCGGTTTCTATAACAATGACACAGCCACCTGCTCACCCTGTCCACCTGGGACCTATTCTGATGGGATGAAAC CATGTAAGCCGTGTCCAGCTGGCACTGAGCCCACCTTGGGTTACGAGTATAAATGGTGGAATGTTCTTCCTGCAAACATGAAGACCTCCTGTTTCAATGTGGGCAACTCCAAATGTGACAGTATGAACG GCTGGGAGGCGGCTGGTGATCATATCCAAACTGGAGCAGGAAGCTCGGATAATGATTACCTCATCCTCAACATCCATGTTCCTGGCTTCAA GCTCCCTACGTCAATGTCAAGCCACTCAGGGACAGAGTTTGGACGCATCACATTTGAATTTGAAACTTTGTGCACAGCTGACTGTGAGCTCTACTTTATGATG GATGTAAACAGGAAGAGTACCACAGTGGTGGAGTCATGggagaaaaccaaaacaagacAGTCCTACACGCATATCATGACAAAGAACGCCTCCCTTTCCTACACATGGGCTTTCCAGAGGACTAACCAACCTTCAGAT GTGCGTCGATATGTTAATGATGTGGCACGAATCTACTCCATATCAGTGAGTAACGCTGTAGATGGAGTGTCGTCTGAATGCCGAGCTTGTGCCCTCAGCACCCAGCCGTCCAGCTCTATGTGTGTGCCGTGTCCACctggacattacatagactcaCGCACCAGCCAGTGTATGGAGTGTCCTCAAAACACACACCTCATCTCTCACGCCACACCAGGTCTAGATGCCTGCAGACCCTGTGGACCAGCCAGCAACAGCGACAAG gaTCACAGTTTATGTTACAGTGACTGTCACTTCACCCACACAGACGGCAATGTCACTCTGACTTATGACTTCAGCCCCCTTGGGTCTGTAGGGTTACTGATGAACGGTCCAAGCTTCACCTCCAAAGGAACCAAGTACTACCACCAGTTCAATATCAGCCTGTGTGGAGGACAGGTGAAAAGATGGAAAT TATGCATAGACAACGTAACAGACCTATCCATCACCGActctcagagagagaaaggcgaAGGAGCTAGTGCTGTCAAGACCTTCATCTGTCAGTCAACAATAATCCCAGCTAGTGGACGAGGCTTCCACACAGCACTCTCCTCGCAGTCCATTAACTTGGCTGAGACATTTCTTG GAGCAACAGTAGAAAATACACTTGATGGAATAAGGGCAAGAACAGAGCTGTTCCCCCAGACCTCCAAGAATGTCCCTGATGTCAACTTCTACTACCG GTCCTTGGAGGCGACCGCGTCTTGTGAGTCAGGTCGAAGCGCAGTGGTGACACTTCGCTGTAACCCAGAGAAGAGCACTAAAGGGGAGCTCTCAGTGCCCAG TCAGTGCCCAGCAGGAACGTGTGATGGCTGCACCTTTCATTTCTTATGGGAGAGCTCAGGAGCCTGTCCTACATGCACAGAGAGGGATTACCATTGGATAGAGGGAGCCTGCAAGGGAGGacaccag GAAATGCTGTATGTGTGGACTGAACCGAAGCTGTGTATGGGAGGTGTGTCCTTGCCTGAAAAGAAAACCATGCCATGTGAGGGTATGGAGTTCTGGGTACGGCTTGGTGCGGGGCTGGGAGCTTTCACAGCAGTGCTGCTTGTCTCCCTCACCTGCTACTTTTGGAAAAAGAACAAACG GTTGGAATATAAGTACTCCCGGTTGGTGATGTCTGCCAACAAGGAGTGTGAGATGCCAGGAGCTGACAGCTGTGCTGTAATGGAGGGAGAGAACGAGGGAGACATGGAGGATGAAGTTGTGTACACGAAACCTTCTCTACTTGGCAAACTCAAAGCCATAGCATCGAAGGTGAGA GGAAATGGAGAGAACTACGAAAACATGCAGCTCAACTCATCCCATTCGAAAGCACTGGTGTGGAGCTAG